In Pelobates fuscus isolate aPelFus1 unplaced genomic scaffold, aPelFus1.pri scaffold_24, whole genome shotgun sequence, the genomic stretch ACAGTGGAGGGTGTGTCATAAGACTGTATCCAATCAGAGCGTGGTTAGATCAGCCAATAAGATGCTAGCTGGAGATGTATAATTTGGAGGCTGCTGCGGGCGCGTATTATTGCTTGATCTTCATAGAGAATAGTGACCATGTCTGAAGCCGCCCCAGCTCCCGCCGCCGCACCTGCGGTAGAAAGCGCCTCCAAGAAGAAGCAGCCGGTGTCAAGAAAGCCGCTAAGCCCTCCGGTCCTAGCGTGTCCGAGCTCATTGTCAAAGCTGTGTCCGCTTCTAAAGAGCGCAGCGGGGTGTCCCTGGCAGCTCTGAAGAAGGCTTTGGCTGCTTCTGGTTATGATGTGGAAAAGAATAACAGCCGCCTCAAGCTGGCTCTCAAGGGCTTGGTGACTAAAAGCACTCTCGTCCAGGTCAAAGGAAGCGGAGCTTCCGGCTCCTTCAAGCTCAACAAAAAGCAGGCGGAGAGCAAGGACAAGGCTACCAAGAAAAAGGCACCGGCTAAAGTCAAGAAGCCTGCCCCGAAGAAAGCCACCAAGTCTCCAGCCAAACCTAAGAAGGTAGCTGCAAAGAGCCCGAAAAAGGCCAAAAAGCCGGCCGCCTCCGCTAAAAAGGCCACCAAAAGTCCGAAGAAAGTCAAAGCCGCCAAGCCCAAGAAGGTAGTGAAAAGCCCGGCTAAGAAGACCGTGAAGAGCCCTGCCAAAAAGGCAGCCAAACCCAAAGCCGCAAAGAGTCCTGCAAAGGCTAAAAAGGCAGCTCCCAAAAAGAAATAAGCCTTGctcgcatttaattttattttccaaaccccaaaggctcttgtaagagccaccacattctcatttcagagctatatatcagtgatggcaacgtgtttgttttggtgtcatgtcacacatatcgttccccctccatccctcattcTAAAGTCAGGAATAACCTAATGAATCCTGTAATCCCAGCATCTAGTGCTCGAAAAGATTACACAGGAATGTATCTTGTCGGTGTGGCTAAGTCCCCGTATACCAGTGCTACACTTGagcgttgattttttttattttttttggcttagAAATTCCCTCCGTTCTAAGATACTGAGGGTGTTTCTTCATTAAATTGCGAAAGGCCAGTTTTAGTGAGAAAcgcatataatatatagaatatcaCACAGTGTCCTTCCAGACTAGATTTAATGTTATTGCCTTTTTCAGTAAGATAATAAAGCAGAACATATTTTAGGGATTGCGATTTTGTACATGGTGATAATAAAAGGGACTGTCCTCGTCCTCTCTCCACGTGTGAAACGGGCGCTTATTTCGATATTCAAAGAGTGATAAAGCCCAAGAAATGATACCTTGTGCAGTAGCTAAGCCGACTATCAAAGAAACACTAAAGACATGATAAAATGATTATACTTCAAAAGACTTCACGATTGTGAAATCTTTTGAAGCATAAAcagctttggttttaaaagccaGAACCATTTCGAGCACGGAAGGAGAGGGTTAAGCATATtattgagaggaaaaaaaaaagtgaaggggcGTGTTTAAAACGCCCGCCTCCTTTGCTGCAGGTCCCCATACGGTCCGTCCGAGGAGTATATAAGGAAGAGCTTTGCAAAGCATCTCATATCGTTCGTGCAGAAAGAAGAGCAGAACCATGTCTGGCAGAGGCAAAGGAGGAAAGGGTCTCGGAAAAGGTGGCGCTAAGCGTCACAGGAAGGTTCTTCGTGACAACATCCAGGGCATTACCAAGCCTGCAATTCGTCGCCTTGCTCGCAGGGGAGGCGTGAAGCGTATTTCCGGCCTCATCTATGAGGAGACTCGCGGGGTGCTGAAGGTATTCCTGGAGAACGTCATCCGGGACGCCGTCACTTACACCGAGCATGCCAAGAGGAAGACTGTCACCGCCATGGACGTAGTTTATGCTCTTAAGCGCCAGGGCCGCACTCTCTATGGCTTCGGAGGTTAAAACTCGGGCTTGACTTTACCGCACACCCCATTAACCCAAAGGCCCTTTTCAGGGCCACCCACTTTTTCACTAAAAGACTGAAcctaatcactttaaccccttccacacctGATAAATTGCCTGCTATCTACATAGATACACCGAGAAGGAGATAGTAGTAGAGGCTGCTCCCAAACATCTAGACGGGAAAGGTTGCTAAACACTGTATTTGTAGACCGCATTTTTGAACCATCGGAGGATTTGGAGCCGCCTTCTGTTAATGGTAGGGGATGTAAAAAAATATGAGcaagtacgtacacacacactgtcaagaaagctctggttttggtgtattgttactgttgcctacatttaatacatgcttgcagccacttaaatagaaacattgttactaGCTTTGCATATGCACTCCTGTGTTAACTATGTATTCTCCTCTAAGCGAAAAAGTAGTCTTTTTCCTGCTGCCTCTCCACACGATGGATTCTAAATAGTGAAGTTATTGTAAAATCGCCAGTGAAATAGACCAGCAGAGATGATGGCTACATCGTTGCCTGACGTGAAAATGGGATATGTGGGGACATTTGAGCATTGTAGTGTGTGGGCTCCGTAGCTAGCCCGCTCAAAGTCACAGGCTAAAAGACacgtttttatgaatgtgttGGAGCTCGTTCGAGTGCAGAtttggtggctcttaaaagagcctttgtgttttgtgttagcaGGTTTCAACTTAAGCACGTTCGCCTCGGATCCTACGAGCCAGCTGGATGTCTTTGGGCATGATTGTGACCCTCTTAGCGTGGATGGCGCACAAGTTGGTATCCTCAAAAAGACcaaccaggtaagcctcgctagccTCTTGCAGAGCCATGACAGCAGAGCTCTGGAAGCGCAGATCAGTCTTGAAATCCTGAGCGATCTCACGGACAAGGCGCTGGAAGGGCAGCTTGCGGATGAGCAGCTCGGTGGACTTCTGATAACGGCGGATCTCCCTGAGAGCCACAGTTCCTGGACGGTAACGGTGAGGCTTTTTCACTCCCCCGGTAGCTGGGGCGCTCTTTCTAGCAGCTTTGGTGGCTAGCTGCTTGCGGGGAGCCTTGCCTCCGGTCGACTTACGGGCTGTCTGCTTAGTTCTGGCCATTGTAGCAAAACGAAAGGGAATGAACGCTGCTCGCTGTAGCCTGGGCTTTATAGCCGATACGGCGTTTTCATTGGTTCATCAAGTGGGTGGtatgttctgattggctgaaaacaaatagtaaaccatttcaaaatacccgctcaaatcaactgcttctcatcccctcccccacattcaaaatgcccgctcaaatcaactgcttcatcccctcccccctcctccatctatTGAGACCACGCGCCCAAAGAAGGGATCTAAGCCTTTAGTGACCCTTCCTGTcctgacagcatttattatagacgCTACTAGTTGAAAGGAATGGCAGTGGGCAGTAATGGACGTATTCCTCCCAACATACTTATTAATAGCTGTATAGGCTTTATCGAGGGGGAGGGGTGCATGGGACATTGACCTCTTACACATGCAGAAAGGCCGCTTCTTTCGATGGGATAGAAGCCACGTCTGATAAAGGACTTTCACTCACAGGACGCTCAGTAGCCATACAAATGAGCTCCAggagacagagcagcaggaaatgttacaaagcatccacttattgaaacaatgttttcagCCGAGAGGCCAGGCTATTAAGGCTGCGTTAACTCATCCAGCAGCACAGACAACAGAGCTGTAGCGCCGCTAGGATTTGAACGCTCATAGTAGGTTTCACCCGGCATGTCCTCCAGACAGCgggagaggggggaatcctgAGAGTGAGCGACATGTAGAGATGCCCCGCTTAACAAAAGAGGACctgtacactatatacacttgccCCAATTGGTATTAATTTGCTGCTGCGTTTATCATAGACATGCATGGCAGCCATTGATTTTAACTAGTTCTATAGCTGGAATGTTGGACAGGATATGGACTGCAAATGGGACTCAGTCAGTGCTGTGACAGAAGCGCCCTAATATTTTAGCTTGCTTATGAGCTCCaagcgtggtgtgtgtgtgtgtgtgtatagatacaaGGAACGGTTTGCGCGCAGCAGAACAATTAATCGGCTCTTTGTGGAGAacgtgggtggctcttaaaagagcctttgtgtttggtaGGTGAGGGAGGCAGGTGCAGCAGCTGTCCGCTTTACTTGCTCTTGGGCTTGTGGCTCTCGGtcttcttgggcagcagcacagcctggatgttaggcaggacacctccctgggcgatagtcactcctcccagcagtttgttgagctcttcatcgttacggacagcgagctggagatggcggggaatgatgcgggtctttttgttgtctctagcggcattccctgccagctccagaatctcagcggtcaggtactccagcactgcagccagatagaCGGGGGCACCGGCTCCCACACGCTCTGCATAATTGCCCTTCCTCAGCAAACGGTGGACTCTGCCGACTGGGAACTGAAGTCCCGCTCGGGATGAGCGAGTCTTCGCCTTTGCACGGGTCTTTCCACCTTGCTTTCCGCGGCCAGACATGTTTGTTCTTGAttgaatgcaagaagatgaaaactcctcccctaccacaggctatttataaacacactgtgctctgtgattggatgactttacAAGCAGCCAATTAGAGACACGTTATACAGGGAACCAATCTATTGCTGGAGCTAGTGTTAAACAGCCGCTTCCTTACGTCATCTGACTTTAGCAACCAATCGCAGGAAGGGAAGCGGAAGGGCCTCATTTACATGGTCCGCCTATAAATAGAACCGCCGGAGCAAGCAGCTTGCTATTCGCTCGCGAGCTAACAGCGTTAATCATGCCTGATCCAGCAAAGTCCGCACCAGCCCCCaagaaaggctccaaaaaagccgtcaccaagactcagaagaaagatggcaagaagcgtagaaagagcaggaaggagagctatgccatctacgtgtacaaggtgctgaaGCAGGTCCATCCCGACACCGGCATCTCCTCCAAGGCAATGGGGATCATGAactcctttgtcaatgatatctttgagcgcatcgcaggagaagcttctcgcctggctcactacaacaagcgctccaccatcacctcccgggagatccagactgccgtgcgcctgctactacccggagagctggcaaagcacgccgtgtctgagggcaccaaggctgtcacaaagtacaccagcgccaagtaaATGTCCGCCTCCCTGACCACCCgctaacacaaaggctcttttaagagccacccacactgTCTCTCTCAGAGCTGGCATCACACCCATGCATCAACTCTACAGCTTACTTGCTGCCCACCACAAGCTCACGCAAACGTGTAGCTTTCCTTTcacttaaccct encodes the following:
- the LOC134584853 gene encoding histone H1-like; the protein is MSEAAPAPAAAPAKAAKPSGPSVSELIVKAVSASKERSGVSLAALKKALAASGYDVEKNNSRLKLALKGLVTKSTLVQVKGSGASGSFKLNKKQAESKDKATKKKAPAKVKKPAPKKATKSPAKPKKVAAKSPKKAKKPAASAKKATKSPKKVKAAKPKKVVKSPAKKTVKSPAKKAAKPKAAKSPAKAKKAAPKKK
- the LOC134584822 gene encoding histone H3; this encodes MARTKQTARKSTGGKAPRKQLATKAARKSAPATGGVKKPHRYRPGTVALREIRRYQKSTELLIRKLPFQRLVREIAQDFKTDLRFQSSAVMALQEASEAYLVGLFEDTNLCAIHAKRVTIMPKDIQLARRIRGERA
- the LOC134584734 gene encoding histone H2A type 2-B-like encodes the protein MSGRGKQGGKTRAKAKTRSSRAGLQFPVGRVHRLLRKGNYAERVGAGAPVYLAAVLEYLTAEILELAGNAARDNKKTRIIPRHLQLAVRNDEELNKLLGGVTIAQGGVLPNIQAVLLPKKTESHKPKSK
- the LOC134584776 gene encoding histone H2B 1.1-like, encoding MPDPAKSAPAPKKGSKKAVTKTQKKDGKKRRKSRKESYAIYVYKVLKQVHPDTGISSKAMGIMNSFVNDIFERIAGEASRLAHYNKRSTITSREIQTAVRLLLPGELAKHAVSEGTKAVTKYTSAK